The following is a genomic window from Amaranthus tricolor cultivar Red isolate AtriRed21 chromosome 10, ASM2621246v1, whole genome shotgun sequence.
AAGATTTTACCCTCCGCGTTAAATGATGGACCAAATTATGAATTTTCAGCTGAGAAATTTGATATGGGAGCTAGTCATAGTCATTCACCTAGTTCTTGCTATCTTTGTAGCTTATATCAAGACCATTCAGATAGTTTAAAACTTGACCTTGGATTGTCTAGTGCTAATATTGGGAGTTCGGGTGAGGTGGATTCTAGTTGTCCAATTGACGAAACGGAAAATGATGTGTTTCAAGAAGTTGATTGGAGTGATGTTACTGAACGTCAGCTAGAGGAACTTATTTTGAGCAATTTAGACGTTATTTATAAGAGTGCAATTAGGAAGATTGTTGCATGTGGATACACCGAAGAAGTTTCTACCAGGGCTGTTTTGAGGTCTGATCTTTGTTATGGGTCTAAGGATATTGTATCGAATATTGTGGATAATGCTTTGGTATTTTTGAGGAATGGACAAGTTTCTAGTTCTTTAGGGGTGCAATTTTTCGAGGATCTACAACAGATGGAGAAGTATATATTGGCAGAATTGGTACGTGCACTCCAAAAGGTTAAGCCTTTCTTTAGCACTGGAGATGCAATGTGGTGTTTGCTAATATGTGACATGAATTTTTCACGTGCCTGTGCCATGGATAGTGACGGCTCTCCAAATGGTAGTTCCTCGAGGCCTCCTCAGGCCGAGGTCAAAGCGGAGTCTAAAAGTGCTGAAACGAGTCTTCCTAGTCTATCTAAAGCAGTTTTGACAATGCCATGTAACGTAAATCAGACTGACTCAGTTTCCGGAGTTCCTAGCCTTGCAAAACCGAAAAATTCTCATGTTCTGGATGGTCCAACAATAGAGAAAGGCGGTTCAGCGTCTTCAACACCAAATGCTGTAGATAAGCCTTTCAGTGCAGTAAGTATATCACGCTCACTTTCCCTGGACGAAAAGTTTGTGTCAGGCAGGAGAATGCATTCTAGCAGTACAAAGAGAGAATCTACACTTCGACAGAAACCTCTACATCTGGAGAAAACCTACAGGTCCCATGGCGGAAAAGGGTTTAGAACTGCGAAGCACAGTGGTTATATTTTGGATAAAAAAATCAGGTCCGCATCAGATTCAGCCGGTCTTAACTTGAAGAGTGCCTCCCTGAAGATTAGTAAAGCAATGGCAATGGGATTGGAATTGGCCCATGAAAATGAAAGTCTTAGTTTCCCCGCCGCCTGTCCTAccctttcttcctcttcttctccaTTTAGGGTAGATGCTCCAACTACTGTTTCCCAAATTCCCAAAACTGATCATACACCAACAATTCCAGTTTCCAAAACCAAGCCATCTGTGTCAGCTGCTGACACTGAACTCTCGCTGTCGCTGTCAACAAAAGGTAATCCTCCGCAGACAAATTCTAGCTGTAATGCTGAAGCTTCTATTCCTAGCACTGCTGTGATAACATTTGATAAGTCTCTGGCTCGGTGGGTGCCACAAGATAAAAAAGATGAGATGATTATAAAGCTGTTGCCAAGGATTCAGAAGCTAGAACACCAGCTTACGGAATGGACGGAGTGGGTGAACCAGAAGGTAATGCAAGCTACACGAAGGCTTAGCGAGGACATAGCTGAGTTAAAGACTTTGAGACAAGAAAAGGAGGAAGTGGAACAGCTTGAAAAGGAGAAGCAAACATTAGAGGAGAGCACCGTGAAAAAGCTTTCTGAGATGGAGAATGCATTGGGTAAGGCTGGTGGACAAGTTGACCGAGCCAATGCTGCTGTTCGGAGACTCGAGATGGAGAATGCAGCACTCAGGCAGGAGATGGTAGCTGCCAAATTATGTGCAGCAGAGTCTGCTGCAAGCTGTCAGGAGGTCTCAATGCGAGAGaagaaaactttgatgaagttTCAGTCATGGGAAAAACAAAAGAGCTTGTTTCTGGAGGAGCTTGCAGCCGAGAAACGGAAGTTGTCTCAGCTTGAGCAGGAATTTGAACAAGCTAAAGATTTTTACAGTCAGCTTGAGGTATGTTCTTTTACAGATTGTATttcttaatttgtgttttttcctACTAGTTGAATTGAAGGCTAAAATGTTGTGTGTGCAAGCATGTGTTTCTAGGATATTTTTTGTAAAGGTTCATGCGATGTAGTCGGTATAAAACTACTACATAATGGTGCCGTGCTTTGTGAAACATGGTAGTATAACTTTTGCAAGCTTAAAAGCTAGGGCTTAGTAGCCATACTAGTTTCAGTCAAAATGGAAAACTCTCGAGAAATAGTGCAAAAACGTAAGAAAGTGAAGCAAATCATTTTCCATTTTGTCTAACATCAGCAAAATTTCCCTTAGTCTTTAAGGTTGTGATTACCCATTAAAAAGTATGGGGGCTTGCCGTCAACGAAGCAGGATGAGTGAACATGATTTTTGTCATTGATAGTCGCTAAAACCAGTCCAACTCCTTGaatctaattttaatattcGTTCTGAAGTGAATTTTTTCTCCGGTCTATTATTGTTATAGTTCTATACTTCTATTGAAATTGAACCATTAATTCAAATTCAACTGCTCACTTGCCTGAATTTTGTTTTCTGATTCATTTCATGGTTGGTGACGCCATATTCTGAGTCATTATGGCTTTGAAGAATCACTGGCGTAACGATGCGACATCCTGCCTGAATTTACTGCTCACTTGACTCTCCCTGTGTCTTCTATCTTGTCTAGAGacattcttaaataaaataaaactgttGCAGGAATTGTGTTTTCAACCGCTCTATCAGTTTACTTTGATCACTTCTACTTGAATATTCAAGAAATGAGGTTTTTTGGTTTTTGACACGAATCAGCTTGGAGGACTTAATATGCTTCATTTTAAACTCTTCCGTATTACTCACCATGTCcactttaaaattttcattcctAGCATGCGCATGAGGAGGCCCTTCTCATTCAATCATTATTGTAGATGTTTTGGAAATTTTATTCCAAATGGCAAGTCTGCATAAAGATTTTGGCGTTCTTTTTCTTCTACTTAATCTTTTTCAAGGTGATGCCCTGATCCGAGCGTGCCACTACTTTGAAGTCTTCTAGCCCTATCTGTTCGAAGAATGCACTTCACCGTGCTCCATTTCTGTATGTTTAGCGGTTTTGTTGCTTATTATATCATCTACATCCTTATCAAATGTCAATTAGACCTTTTGAATCTTTCCCATATTCTATTTGTCTCATCTACCTATatcattctattttttttaatattagagGTAGACATAGGCCCTTTTGGAGGCATGTTGTCTTGTGGCCTTGTGGGAGGCATAGAGACGTCTGTGGGATTCAATTCAGTGAGGTCTCCTTTCTTTAGGAGTACAACAACATGCAATTACGCCAATGCCAAATAGCTTCAGCCTCGGCAGGGTTTTTATTACTAGTAATAGAATAGTATCTTTAGCAAGGTTTCTCATAcattttgttcattattactGTTGTAAAGGCTTTCAAAATGCAGTTCTCTAAGGTATCTGAATGCTTCTTCAGTTATTAGATCATGAGGGACATTGACCGAAGGTTAGTCTCTTGGGGTAACACCATTTCGATTCCTTCTAGTTGATTGGAATGAAAAGGATGTGATCTTGATTGATATTTTAAGTAAAATATGTCATACTCCTCCATTTTTTTGCCTAATCATTATGATTAATTTCGAGGACTCCATAGTTAAAATTGTGGGTCCATCATGCCATTTGGTTTTGGATTGTGTTTGAATGAAAAATTACTAGGTATGTGCTTTTCGTAGAATGACGAACAAAAGGATAAAATCTGTACTTCCATCATCagatgaaaagaaaagaaaagaattgtAGTATTTATATACATACTTGGTGAATACTAATTACTGTTCTATGATAGAAGAATTTATCTGTTGTTCTTGCCTTTTTGTATTCTGATAGCCTAGGTGAAAAACTTTACAGGGTCGAATGAGGCAGGAGGAGAAATTGAAGGAAGAATTACTCAATCAAGCGAACTTGataagaaaagaaagagaaCAACTCGAGGCATCTGCAAAGTCAAAGGAGGACGCCATAAGACTAAAAGCCGAAGCAAATTTTCGGAGGTATAAAGAAGATATTATAAAGCTCGAGAAAGAAATCTCTCAGTTGAGACTCAAGACCGATTCATCAAAGATAGCAGCTCTGAAGCGAGGCATAGACGGAGGTTTCGCAAACAGGCTGACAGATCCCCAAAGTTCCCCCGACGCTAAGGAATCCTGGGATTCGAATAAGTCCAAAACAGCAAACGTGTTTCGGGATATCTCGGCTTCCGGAGGCGTAAAACGAGAAAGGGAGTGCGTGATGTGCCTCTCAGAAGAGATGTCGGTAGTGTTTCTTCCGTGTGCACATCAAGTGGTTTGCAAAATGTGCAATGACCTTCATGAGAAACAAGGCATGAATGATTGTCCTTCGTGTAGGAGTCCGATAGCAAGGCGTATTTGCGTGCGTTTTGCTCGGGCGTAAGTCGTAACCTTAAGCTTAATACAACTTCCTGAATATACAACTGTCAGAGTGTTGTTGATTACGGAGACAAATGTTTTGGAATAAATAACAGAGCAATCTAAACTATTGAGCTCAAAAGGTTTATAGAAGTACTCCATATTGATATAGCTTGCAATTTGCATtatgaaatgaaaatttaaaggGGTTTATTTATGGTTATACCATGTTTTTATTGACTATGGTTATACCAATTGATGCTTATTTCTCTGAATCTTGGGATGGTTTTATTTCTTTCTACACGCTGTGCATTATACGGGTTTCTGTATTAGTTTAGTTTATATTCTCTTAAACTAATTCAATATTCTTACATAATTTGGACTAATGGAGTATTACATTCACTAGTTGAGAAGATTTTTGCCACCGGAAGACATATAGTTTATGACTCAATATTCAATCTTAAtgctttttatcttttattttatttttcaagcaCAAAATTTATCAGCAATTGACAATATGGGCCAAAGGCCCATAGTTGTAATCATGCTTACTTCTCTAAGCATCAAAATTTTGACCCAATCAAATATAAAACTTTGTCTAAAAAAGATGATACTTACTTTAATTGCTATGTTATTCATTTCTCCTCACTCTCTTGCTTTAATCAACTCTTTGGACAtgaatttttattagtattatttccaTTCAAACTCAATAGATTCATTAtcatatttaaaatttctttttatttaatgcaaaaaaaaaaaaagaaaacatatataaaaactagaataaatgaaaaagaataaatttatttactaaaacaaaacttgATTACAATAAAAACTAATTAACTTGAACAAGACTAATAATACAAGacataaaacaacaatatattcaTAACATACTACAACATAACATTTCAAATCTTGCACTCAACAGGAACACCTTGAGGGAACCTTTGAAAATCAGTACAATAATTGTAGATCATAAAGTACTTTTGAACCCATCTTAGTCTCCTTCTACTCCATGCATTTAACTCTTGATTTTGCCATTTACTATCGGTGAAAGCCGCGGTTGCGGCCACATGGTTAGGGTTAGCATTGAAGTTCCGATAGTAAGCCGTGAACGGAGCTTTCGACCAATCTGTCTTAACTCGACCACCTTGTGTAGCCCATTGATCTGCATTCCATAAGCTTGAGTATATCCTCATGGGTTGGCTCTTGGGGAATGACACCCCTTTAGCTTCATGGTTTTTGAATACTCTAATGGG
Proteins encoded in this region:
- the LOC130826018 gene encoding putative E3 ubiquitin-protein ligase RF298, which gives rise to MMASMVPKASTSSCNPLSPMSVQEKGSRNKRKFRADPPISDPNKILPSALNDGPNYEFSAEKFDMGASHSHSPSSCYLCSLYQDHSDSLKLDLGLSSANIGSSGEVDSSCPIDETENDVFQEVDWSDVTERQLEELILSNLDVIYKSAIRKIVACGYTEEVSTRAVLRSDLCYGSKDIVSNIVDNALVFLRNGQVSSSLGVQFFEDLQQMEKYILAELVRALQKVKPFFSTGDAMWCLLICDMNFSRACAMDSDGSPNGSSSRPPQAEVKAESKSAETSLPSLSKAVLTMPCNVNQTDSVSGVPSLAKPKNSHVLDGPTIEKGGSASSTPNAVDKPFSAVSISRSLSLDEKFVSGRRMHSSSTKRESTLRQKPLHLEKTYRSHGGKGFRTAKHSGYILDKKIRSASDSAGLNLKSASLKISKAMAMGLELAHENESLSFPAACPTLSSSSSPFRVDAPTTVSQIPKTDHTPTIPVSKTKPSVSAADTELSLSLSTKGNPPQTNSSCNAEASIPSTAVITFDKSLARWVPQDKKDEMIIKLLPRIQKLEHQLTEWTEWVNQKVMQATRRLSEDIAELKTLRQEKEEVEQLEKEKQTLEESTVKKLSEMENALGKAGGQVDRANAAVRRLEMENAALRQEMVAAKLCAAESAASCQEVSMREKKTLMKFQSWEKQKSLFLEELAAEKRKLSQLEQEFEQAKDFYSQLEGRMRQEEKLKEELLNQANLIRKEREQLEASAKSKEDAIRLKAEANFRRYKEDIIKLEKEISQLRLKTDSSKIAALKRGIDGGFANRLTDPQSSPDAKESWDSNKSKTANVFRDISASGGVKRERECVMCLSEEMSVVFLPCAHQVVCKMCNDLHEKQGMNDCPSCRSPIARRICVRFARA